A genome region from Armatimonadota bacterium includes the following:
- the trpS gene encoding tryptophan--tRNA ligase has product MAQQVQTVARGRPDAVPRQTVRVFSGIQPTGLVHIGNYVGAIRQWVELQAQYESYFCIVDLHAITVPYEPEEMQRRILEAAAANIAAGIDPERSVLFVQSHVHQHCELMWLLTTLTPVGQLERMTQYKEKARRARHGVMAGLLNYPVLQAADVLLYKANLVPVGEDQLQHIELMRDLAERFNRQFGETFPLPEARLTKGARIMALNDPTKKMSKSIPGSYIALADDPEEIRRKVRAAVTDPGPPAPGARLEEASPGVQNLFTLLEVFGPEHYPRFRETYESGTIRYSELKQVLAEAIVERLDPIRRRYRELLSRPGELYEVLVEGARRARPVAEATMAEVYRKMGLR; this is encoded by the coding sequence ATGGCCCAGCAGGTGCAAACGGTGGCGCGCGGGCGGCCTGATGCCGTACCGCGTCAGACGGTGCGGGTGTTCTCCGGGATTCAGCCCACGGGGCTGGTGCACATCGGGAACTACGTGGGGGCCATCCGGCAGTGGGTGGAGCTGCAGGCCCAGTACGAGTCGTACTTCTGCATCGTGGATCTCCACGCCATCACCGTACCGTACGAGCCGGAGGAGATGCAGCGCCGGATCCTGGAGGCAGCCGCGGCCAACATCGCGGCAGGGATCGATCCGGAGCGGTCCGTGCTGTTCGTACAGTCCCACGTGCACCAGCACTGTGAGCTCATGTGGCTCCTCACCACCCTCACCCCCGTGGGGCAGCTGGAGCGGATGACCCAGTACAAGGAAAAGGCCCGGCGGGCCCGGCACGGGGTGATGGCGGGGCTCCTGAACTACCCCGTGCTCCAGGCCGCGGACGTGCTCCTCTATAAGGCCAATCTCGTGCCCGTGGGCGAGGATCAGCTGCAGCACATCGAGCTCATGCGGGATCTCGCGGAGCGGTTCAACCGGCAGTTCGGGGAGACGTTCCCGCTCCCAGAAGCCCGCCTCACCAAGGGCGCCCGGATCATGGCCCTCAACGACCCTACGAAGAAGATGAGCAAGAGCATCCCTGGAAGTTACATCGCGCTTGCGGACGATCCGGAGGAGATCCGGCGCAAGGTGCGGGCCGCGGTGACGGATCCGGGCCCGCCCGCGCCAGGCGCCCGGCTGGAGGAGGCAAGCCCCGGGGTTCAGAACCTCTTCACCCTGCTGGAGGTCTTCGGCCCCGAGCACTATCCCCGCTTCCGGGAGACGTACGAATCCGGTACCATCCGCTACAGCGAGCTCAAGCAGGTCCTGGCGGAGGCCATCGTCGAGCGGCTGGATCCCATCCGCCGGCGCTACCGTGAACTCCTGAGCCGCCCCGGGGAGCTGTACGAGGTCTTAGTGGAGGGTGCCCGGCGGGCCCGTCCCGTGGCGGAGGCCACCATGGCGGAAGTCTACCGGAAGATGGGGCTGCGATGA
- a CDS encoding phosphoribosylanthranilate isomerase has translation MTRVKICGIRTVEEAWAAAEAGADAVGFVFWPRSRRYVSPEVAAHVAQALPPFVARVGVFVNEPPERVEEIAAYVGLDAVQLHGDEPPEVCARLRRRVIKAIRVRDGRSLEVAADYPVSALLLDTYDPETYGGTGRTFDWSLVEAARFLNRPLLLSGGLTPENVAEAIRRVRPYGVDASSGVETEGRKDPEKIRAFVAAVRRADAEGAQTWRP, from the coding sequence ATGACGCGGGTGAAGATCTGCGGGATTCGAACGGTGGAGGAGGCGTGGGCCGCCGCGGAGGCCGGGGCGGACGCGGTGGGGTTCGTGTTCTGGCCCCGCAGCCGCCGGTACGTGTCCCCCGAGGTAGCGGCTCACGTGGCCCAAGCCCTTCCGCCCTTCGTGGCGCGGGTGGGGGTGTTCGTGAACGAGCCCCCAGAGCGGGTGGAGGAGATCGCCGCATACGTGGGTCTGGACGCGGTGCAGCTCCACGGGGACGAGCCGCCGGAGGTGTGTGCCCGTCTCCGGCGGAGGGTCATCAAGGCCATCCGGGTCCGCGACGGGAGGAGCCTGGAGGTTGCGGCGGACTATCCAGTGAGTGCGCTCCTCCTGGACACATACGACCCCGAGACCTACGGAGGGACGGGCAGGACCTTCGACTGGTCCCTGGTGGAGGCCGCGCGCTTCCTGAACCGTCCCCTCCTCCTCTCCGGCGGCCTCACTCCCGAGAACGTGGCCGAGGCCATCCGGCGGGTGCGACCGTACGGGGTGGATGCGAGCAGCGGCGTGGAGACGGAGGGACGCAAGGACCCGGAGAAGATCCGCGCGTTCGTGGCCGCGGTTCGGCGAGCGGACGCGGAGGGGGCGCAGACATGGAGACCGTAA
- the trpB gene encoding tryptophan synthase subunit beta, with product METVTLPDVRGRFGPFGGRYVPETLIPALLELEAAYEALRQDPEFRGELEGLLRAYCGRPTPLYFARRLSEQLGGARIYLKREDLLHTGAHKINNALGQALLAKRMGKMRVIAETGAGQHGVAVATAAAMLGLRCEVYMGREDVERQALNVYRMELLGARVIPVDSGTRTLKDAINEALRDWVTNVRTTFYVIGSVVGPHPYPRMVRDFQSVIGKEAREQILEREGRLPDAVVACVGGGSNAMGLFWAFLADPSVRLIGVEAGGQGIPTGRHAASLVAGSPGVLHGAYTYVLQDEAGQVLGTHSISAGLDYPGVGPEHAYLKESGRATYVAVTDEEALEAFHLLARTEGILPALEPAHAIAYLRYLAPQLGEHGVVVVGLSGRGDKDVEVVRRYTRHEPV from the coding sequence ATGGAGACCGTAACGCTTCCGGATGTCCGGGGACGGTTCGGGCCCTTCGGCGGCCGGTATGTGCCGGAGACCCTGATCCCTGCCCTCCTGGAGCTGGAAGCCGCCTACGAGGCGCTGCGGCAGGATCCGGAGTTCCGGGGGGAGCTGGAGGGGCTCCTGCGGGCGTACTGCGGCCGGCCCACACCCCTGTACTTCGCCCGCAGGCTCTCGGAGCAGCTGGGCGGCGCCCGCATCTATCTCAAGCGGGAGGATCTCCTGCACACGGGGGCCCACAAGATCAACAATGCCCTGGGGCAGGCCCTGCTTGCGAAGCGCATGGGCAAGATGCGGGTGATCGCGGAGACGGGCGCGGGACAGCACGGAGTGGCCGTGGCGACCGCCGCGGCCATGCTGGGCTTGCGGTGCGAGGTGTACATGGGGCGGGAGGACGTGGAGCGGCAGGCCCTCAACGTGTACCGGATGGAGCTCTTGGGAGCCCGGGTGATCCCCGTGGACAGCGGCACCCGTACCCTCAAGGACGCCATCAACGAGGCGTTGCGGGACTGGGTCACGAACGTGCGCACCACCTTCTACGTGATCGGGTCCGTGGTCGGGCCGCACCCCTACCCCCGGATGGTGCGGGACTTCCAGTCCGTGATCGGCAAAGAAGCCCGGGAGCAGATCCTGGAGCGGGAGGGAAGGTTGCCGGACGCGGTGGTAGCCTGTGTGGGCGGCGGAAGCAACGCCATGGGCCTGTTCTGGGCCTTCCTGGCGGACCCATCCGTGCGGCTCATCGGGGTGGAGGCGGGAGGGCAGGGAATCCCCACCGGGCGGCACGCGGCAAGCCTGGTGGCGGGAAGCCCCGGGGTGCTGCACGGGGCGTACACATATGTGCTACAGGATGAGGCCGGGCAGGTGCTCGGCACCCATTCCATCTCCGCGGGTCTGGACTACCCCGGCGTGGGGCCTGAGCACGCGTATCTGAAGGAATCGGGACGGGCTACCTATGTGGCGGTCACGGACGAGGAGGCGCTGGAGGCCTTCCACCTCCTGGCCCGTACGGAGGGAATCCTGCCGGCCCTGGAGCCCGCCCACGCCATCGCGTACCTGAGGTACCTCGCCCCGCAGCTGGGCGAGCACGGTGTGGTCGTGGTGGGTCTCTCAGGTCGGGGGGACAAGGACGTGGAGGTGGTGCGCCGGTACACGCGCCATGAGCCGGTTTAG
- the trpA gene encoding tryptophan synthase subunit alpha, protein MSRFSALFQRLRREGRAALMPFLEVGDPDLQTLERLIPAVVEAGADALELGVPFSDPIADGPTMQRAAYRALQRGVRLQEVLELVRRVRRAVDVPIAVMSYANPLYRYGIERFTGEAREVGVDGLIAADIPADEGEPLIRAARPVGLETIFLVAPTSTEARLRTVAAATTGFLYCVSVTGVTGAREQLSEEAEELVRRVRRVTDLPAVVGFGIATPEHARAAARFSDGVIVASALYQVLETARDPVAAAVDFLRPFAQALRSGP, encoded by the coding sequence ATGAGCCGGTTTAGCGCGCTCTTTCAGAGGCTGCGGAGGGAGGGCCGGGCCGCCCTCATGCCCTTCCTCGAGGTCGGGGACCCAGATCTGCAGACCCTGGAACGTCTGATTCCGGCCGTGGTGGAGGCCGGGGCGGACGCCCTGGAACTCGGGGTACCGTTTTCCGACCCCATCGCGGACGGCCCCACCATGCAGCGGGCCGCCTACCGGGCCCTGCAGCGGGGCGTGCGGCTCCAGGAGGTCCTGGAACTGGTGCGTCGGGTGCGGCGGGCGGTGGACGTGCCCATCGCCGTGATGTCCTACGCAAACCCCCTCTACCGATACGGGATCGAACGGTTCACCGGGGAGGCCCGGGAGGTGGGGGTGGACGGCCTCATTGCCGCGGACATCCCCGCGGACGAGGGAGAACCCCTCATCCGGGCCGCGCGTCCGGTGGGCCTTGAGACCATCTTCCTCGTGGCGCCCACCAGCACCGAGGCGCGGCTGCGCACCGTGGCCGCGGCCACCACGGGGTTTCTGTACTGCGTCTCGGTTACCGGGGTGACGGGGGCCCGGGAGCAGCTCAGTGAGGAGGCGGAGGAGCTGGTGCGTCGGGTGCGGAGGGTGACGGATCTGCCCGCGGTGGTGGGATTCGGCATCGCCACGCCCGAGCATGCGCGGGCCGCGGCCCGGTTCAGCGACGGGGTCATCGTGGCGAGCGCCCTGTATCAAGTGCTGGAGACGGCCCGGGACCCCGTCGCGGCCGCGGTGGACTTCCTGCGCCCCTTCGCCCAAGCCCTCCGCTCAGGCCCCTGA
- a CDS encoding peroxidase-related enzyme (This protein belongs to a clade of uncharacterized proteins related to peroxidases such as the alkylhydroperoxidase AhpD.), whose protein sequence is MERPKERERLYERLSWLRFPEKLPPEVNAAAAPAVERLGFVPNVFRFLALRPEHLLRWWSYYEYLMRGPSGLSRIQREMIAVVVSAVNRCHYCMISHGAALRMLTEDPILVDYLLTNYRHAPVEPKERAMLDFAVKLTVEPYGMIEEDVETLRRAGWSDEDILDIAQVAAMFNFTNRLANALGWIPNPEYHYLGR, encoded by the coding sequence ATGGAGCGTCCGAAGGAGCGGGAACGGTTATATGAACGCCTGAGCTGGCTGCGCTTCCCCGAGAAGCTGCCCCCTGAGGTGAACGCCGCCGCGGCTCCGGCGGTGGAGCGGCTGGGCTTTGTGCCCAACGTCTTTCGGTTCCTCGCCCTGCGGCCTGAACACCTGCTGCGGTGGTGGTCCTACTATGAGTACCTCATGCGGGGCCCCTCTGGCCTTTCCAGGATCCAGCGGGAGATGATCGCGGTGGTGGTGAGTGCCGTAAACCGTTGCCACTACTGCATGATCTCCCACGGGGCGGCCCTGCGGATGCTCACGGAGGATCCCATCCTGGTGGACTACCTCCTCACGAACTACCGGCATGCGCCCGTGGAGCCAAAGGAGCGGGCTATGCTGGACTTCGCGGTGAAGCTGACCGTGGAGCCGTACGGGATGATCGAGGAGGACGTGGAAACCCTGCGACGGGCCGGGTGGTCCGACGAGGACATCCTGGACATCGCCCAGGTGGCCGCCATGTTCAACTTCACCAACCGGTTGGCGAACGCTCTGGGCTGGATCCCCAACCCCGAGTACCACTATCTCGGTCGGTGA
- a CDS encoding manganese catalase family protein, producing MYLRIDRLQIELPAPREPDPNAAAAVQDLLGGRFGEMSTLMNYTYQSFNFRGHDQLKPYRDLIANIATEELGHIELVSATINLLLTGTTQAKDPVDAPLEPGKDVRSTYHFISTAQTAFVGGSMGAFWHGDYVFNSGNLVLDLLHNFFLECGARLHKIRVYEMTRNPVAREMIGYLLVRGGVHATAYGKAVETLTGVDLTKLLPIPNIPNAKFPEARKYEQAGVHRTLYRFSPEDYRDIARIWRGPAPTGDGDLVVVDGPPPGGPVPVLPPLPEEFAPGLSPEELAALAKKLAAS from the coding sequence ATGTACCTCCGGATTGACCGGCTGCAGATCGAGCTCCCGGCGCCCAGGGAGCCGGATCCCAACGCCGCGGCCGCGGTGCAGGACCTGCTGGGCGGACGGTTCGGGGAGATGTCCACCCTCATGAACTACACCTACCAGTCCTTCAACTTCCGCGGGCACGACCAGCTCAAGCCCTACCGGGACCTCATCGCCAACATCGCCACGGAGGAGCTGGGCCACATCGAGCTGGTCTCCGCCACCATCAACCTCCTGCTCACGGGCACCACCCAGGCCAAGGATCCCGTGGATGCGCCTCTGGAGCCCGGCAAGGACGTGCGTTCCACCTACCACTTCATCAGCACGGCCCAGACCGCCTTCGTGGGGGGGTCCATGGGCGCGTTCTGGCATGGGGACTACGTATTCAACAGCGGCAACCTGGTGCTGGATCTGCTGCACAACTTCTTCCTGGAGTGCGGGGCGCGGCTCCATAAGATCCGGGTTTACGAGATGACCCGCAATCCCGTGGCCCGGGAGATGATCGGATACCTTCTGGTCCGGGGAGGGGTACACGCCACCGCCTACGGGAAGGCGGTGGAGACCCTCACGGGCGTGGATCTCACGAAGCTCCTGCCCATCCCCAACATCCCCAACGCGAAGTTTCCGGAGGCCCGGAAGTACGAGCAGGCGGGCGTGCACCGCACCCTGTACCGCTTCAGCCCGGAGGACTACCGGGACATCGCCCGCATCTGGCGTGGTCCTGCGCCCACGGGCGACGGCGACCTCGTGGTGGTGGACGGGCCGCCTCCGGGAGGTCCGGTGCCGGTGCTGCCGCCGTTGCCGGAGGAGTTCGCCCCGGGCTTGAGCCCTGAGGAACTGGCAGCGCTCGCGAAGAAGCTCGCGGCGAGTTGA
- a CDS encoding AraC family transcriptional regulator has translation MQAVIPDGRPELPPYPPAGGLAALGWVWDHVQIELVGGRVYAGGSGWSLEHRTIPNALAVLVLEGRSRWWIGDRTLTAGPGDLLLVPEGIPHAAEAPAASVHLLSVHFTARVLGAHCLLLVLGFPPLLEGGGYVESVRELVRLSTHRPAGWRQRGRALVTELLLRTVHEHPGAFQPLEVQEVRALRLLCPAFQLLEASEGRVRVEELAKAAACSPTHLRRLFRAGLGMSPKQYLLQRRLQRAAELLRTTDHTVQQVAERCGFESLSHFHRCFRAKFGCTPRTFRTRMAQPP, from the coding sequence GTGCAGGCGGTGATCCCGGACGGGAGGCCCGAGCTTCCGCCCTACCCGCCCGCGGGGGGACTCGCGGCGTTGGGTTGGGTGTGGGATCACGTGCAGATCGAGCTCGTGGGGGGGAGGGTGTATGCGGGGGGATCCGGGTGGTCTCTGGAGCACCGCACGATACCCAACGCGCTCGCGGTGCTGGTCCTGGAGGGCAGGAGCCGGTGGTGGATCGGGGACAGAACCCTGACCGCGGGCCCGGGCGATCTCCTGCTCGTTCCGGAGGGAATCCCGCATGCCGCGGAAGCGCCTGCCGCCTCCGTACACCTACTCTCTGTTCACTTCACCGCCCGGGTCCTGGGGGCCCACTGCCTGCTCCTGGTGTTGGGGTTTCCCCCGCTCTTGGAGGGTGGGGGGTACGTCGAATCCGTGCGGGAGCTCGTGCGGCTGTCCACCCACCGCCCCGCGGGCTGGCGACAGCGGGGCCGGGCCCTGGTGACGGAGTTGCTCCTCCGGACGGTGCACGAGCACCCCGGGGCGTTCCAGCCCCTGGAGGTGCAGGAAGTCCGGGCCTTGCGGCTGCTGTGCCCCGCATTCCAGCTCCTGGAGGCCTCCGAAGGGCGAGTGCGGGTGGAGGAGCTGGCCAAAGCCGCGGCGTGCTCGCCCACGCACCTCCGCCGGCTCTTCCGCGCGGGCCTCGGGATGTCCCCCAAGCAGTATCTCCTGCAGCGCCGGCTGCAGCGGGCCGCGGAGTTGTTGCGCACCACGGACCACACGGTGCAACAGGTGGCGGAGCGGTGCGGGTTTGAGAGCCTCTCCCACTTCCACCGGTGCTTTCGGGCTAAGTTCGGATGCACGCCCCGGACGTTTCGGACTCGGATGGCGCAGCCCCCGTGA
- the thiO gene encoding glycine oxidase ThiO — MSEDVVIVGGGICGLSIGWYLARAGCSVTILEKGQAGLGATWAAAGMLAPYVEAEPGEEWMLPLLRASRDRWAAFARELEAASGLEVDYRDEGTLLVALNRDDVERLRFLYEFHKRLGLPTEWLSGEETRCLEPYLSHRIAAAIRSPLDHQVDNVKVAQALRRAFQQAGGRLRENTEVTRVVVDQGRVLGVRLPHTFLPASRVVLAAGAWSATIPGLPDAARPPVRPVKGQMLALQMPREAPLLRHVVWGPEAYLVPRRDGRLLVGATVEEKGFDSSLTAGGILQLLRGAWEVLPGIEELPIADMWVGFRPGSRDDAPILGPTEVEGLVLATGHYRNGILLAPITAEVISHYLLHGELPEIARPFTLDRFRRSGAAARS, encoded by the coding sequence GTGTCCGAGGACGTGGTGATCGTGGGCGGCGGGATCTGCGGGCTCAGCATCGGCTGGTACCTGGCCCGGGCAGGCTGCTCCGTGACCATCCTGGAAAAGGGGCAGGCGGGTCTTGGGGCCACCTGGGCTGCGGCGGGCATGCTGGCGCCGTACGTGGAGGCGGAGCCGGGGGAGGAGTGGATGCTCCCGCTGCTGCGCGCAAGCCGGGACCGGTGGGCGGCGTTCGCCCGGGAACTGGAGGCGGCAAGCGGGCTAGAAGTGGACTACCGGGACGAGGGGACGCTCCTCGTGGCCCTGAACCGGGACGACGTGGAGCGGCTGCGGTTCCTCTACGAATTCCACAAGCGCCTGGGGCTTCCCACGGAGTGGCTGTCCGGGGAGGAGACCCGGTGCCTGGAGCCCTACCTCTCCCACCGGATCGCGGCCGCGATCCGGAGCCCTCTCGACCACCAGGTGGACAACGTGAAGGTTGCGCAAGCCCTGAGGAGGGCCTTCCAGCAGGCGGGAGGCCGGCTGCGGGAGAACACGGAGGTGACCCGCGTGGTGGTGGACCAAGGTCGGGTTCTGGGCGTCCGCCTGCCGCACACCTTCCTACCGGCCTCCCGGGTGGTCCTCGCGGCAGGAGCCTGGTCCGCCACCATCCCGGGCCTGCCGGATGCCGCCCGCCCTCCCGTGCGGCCCGTCAAAGGCCAGATGCTGGCCCTGCAGATGCCTCGGGAGGCGCCCCTGCTCCGACACGTGGTGTGGGGACCGGAGGCGTACCTGGTGCCCCGGCGGGATGGCCGGCTGCTGGTGGGCGCCACGGTGGAGGAGAAGGGCTTCGATAGCAGCCTCACCGCGGGGGGGATCCTGCAGCTCCTGCGGGGAGCGTGGGAGGTGCTTCCTGGAATCGAGGAGCTGCCCATCGCGGATATGTGGGTGGGGTTCCGGCCCGGCAGCCGGGACGACGCACCCATCCTGGGTCCCACGGAGGTGGAGGGACTGGTGCTGGCTACGGGTCACTACCGCAACGGGATCCTGCTCGCCCCAATTACCGCGGAGGTCATCTCCCACTACCTCCTCCATGGGGAGCTCCCCGAGATCGCCCGGCCCTTCACCCTGGACCGGTTCCGCAGGAGCGGCGCCGCGGCCCGGAGCTAA
- the ribH gene encoding 6,7-dimethyl-8-ribityllumazine synthase — translation MGQTFEGHLDGRGVRVGVVVSRFNEAVTRLLLAGALDTLRRHGVEEVDVAWVPGAFEIPLAALYLARSGRYHAVVCLGAVIRGATPHFEYVAGQSAAGVAQAALSTGVPVIYGILTTDTLEQALERAGTKAGNRGRDAALAALEMANLLRALPKAEG, via the coding sequence TTGGGACAGACGTTTGAGGGACACCTGGACGGGCGAGGCGTGCGGGTGGGTGTGGTGGTGAGCCGATTCAACGAGGCCGTCACCCGCCTGCTCCTCGCTGGAGCGCTGGACACCCTCCGCCGGCACGGGGTAGAGGAGGTGGACGTGGCCTGGGTCCCGGGGGCGTTTGAGATTCCGCTTGCGGCCCTGTACCTCGCCCGAAGCGGCCGGTACCACGCGGTGGTCTGCCTCGGGGCCGTGATCCGGGGGGCAACCCCGCACTTCGAGTACGTGGCGGGCCAAAGCGCCGCGGGCGTGGCCCAGGCAGCGCTCAGCACCGGCGTGCCCGTGATCTACGGGATTCTCACCACGGATACCCTGGAGCAGGCCCTGGAGCGGGCGGGCACCAAGGCCGGGAACCGCGGCCGGGACGCGGCCCTAGCCGCCCTGGAGATGGCCAATCTGCTGCGCGCGCTCCCGAAGGCCGAGGGTTAG
- the ribA gene encoding GTP cyclohydrolase II: MTAPWISVEEAAERIRRGELVVMVDDEDRENEGDLVLAASHATPQAVNFMLREGRGLLCAPLTRERARALHLTPMTAENTSKFGTAFTVSVSARRGVTTGISAYDRATTLRVLADPATRPEDLDRPGHVFPLVAREGGVLERPGHTEAAVELVRLAGLPPVAAICEILAPDGRMARTPDLLELCTRHGLRLLRVADLVRWRLERECVVEPVAETSLPAYGVIWRLVAFAHRYTDQTHLALVLGEVCGPEPVLVRLHSECTTGDVFGSWRCDCGAQLATALERVVAARRGVVVYLRQEGRGIGLRNKVRAYALQDLGHDTVEANLALGFPPDARDHLVGAQILRLLGIRRVRLLTNNPAKVEAVQRGGVEVAERVPLVAGVRPENLPYLRVKQTRLGHLLEGVEELLGTDV, translated from the coding sequence ATGACCGCACCCTGGATCTCGGTGGAGGAGGCCGCGGAGCGCATCAGGCGGGGAGAACTCGTGGTGATGGTGGACGACGAGGACCGGGAAAACGAGGGGGATTTGGTGCTCGCCGCCTCCCACGCCACCCCGCAGGCCGTGAACTTCATGCTGCGGGAAGGCCGAGGATTGCTGTGTGCGCCCCTCACCCGGGAGCGGGCCCGGGCCCTCCACCTCACGCCCATGACCGCCGAGAACACCAGCAAGTTCGGCACCGCCTTCACGGTCTCCGTGAGCGCCCGCCGGGGGGTCACCACGGGGATCTCCGCCTACGACCGAGCCACCACCCTACGGGTCCTGGCGGACCCCGCCACCCGCCCGGAAGACCTGGATCGACCCGGCCACGTGTTTCCCCTCGTGGCCAGGGAGGGTGGGGTCCTGGAGCGCCCCGGACATACGGAGGCCGCGGTGGAGCTGGTGCGGCTTGCGGGGCTACCGCCCGTGGCCGCCATCTGCGAGATCCTGGCCCCGGACGGCCGCATGGCGCGTACGCCCGACCTCCTGGAGCTCTGCACGCGCCACGGATTGAGGCTGCTGCGGGTGGCGGATCTGGTGCGGTGGCGGCTGGAGCGGGAGTGCGTGGTGGAGCCCGTGGCGGAGACCTCCCTGCCCGCGTATGGGGTGATCTGGCGCCTGGTGGCCTTCGCCCACCGGTATACAGACCAGACGCACCTCGCCCTGGTGCTGGGAGAGGTCTGCGGTCCGGAACCGGTGCTCGTGCGACTGCACTCCGAGTGCACCACGGGGGACGTGTTCGGGTCCTGGCGGTGCGACTGCGGCGCGCAGCTGGCAACCGCCCTGGAGCGCGTCGTCGCCGCCCGCCGGGGCGTGGTGGTGTACCTCCGGCAGGAGGGTCGGGGGATCGGCCTGCGGAACAAGGTGCGGGCCTACGCGTTGCAGGATCTGGGGCACGACACCGTGGAAGCGAACCTGGCCCTGGGCTTCCCACCAGATGCCCGGGACCACCTGGTGGGAGCCCAGATCCTGCGGCTGCTGGGCATCCGGCGCGTGCGGCTTCTGACCAACAACCCCGCGAAAGTGGAGGCGGTGCAGCGGGGCGGGGTCGAGGTGGCGGAACGCGTGCCGCTAGTAGCGGGCGTGCGCCCGGAGAACCTCCCGTACCTGCGCGTCAAGCAAACCCGGCTGGGCCACCTGCTGGAGGGCGTGGAGGAGCTCCTTGGGACAGACGTTTGA
- a CDS encoding riboflavin synthase: MFTGIVEEVGRITERAENRLWIRTERITEDLGVGSSIAVDGVCLTVVALRHAEFAADLSPATLHRTALGLRLPGDRVNLERPVPAAGRVGGHFVQGHVDGVGRVVALRPDGEFAWMEISAPPEVVRYLVPRGSVAVDGVSLTVAGVEGERFSVCLIPYTLRHTTLGERRPGDPVNLEADILAKYVERLVSGWRKTA; the protein is encoded by the coding sequence ATGTTCACGGGGATCGTGGAGGAGGTAGGCCGCATTACGGAACGGGCGGAAAACCGCCTGTGGATCCGGACAGAGCGGATCACCGAAGACCTCGGGGTGGGCTCCAGCATCGCGGTGGACGGGGTGTGCCTCACGGTGGTGGCCCTCCGGCACGCGGAGTTCGCCGCAGATCTGAGCCCCGCCACCCTGCACCGCACCGCCTTGGGCCTGCGGCTGCCTGGAGACCGGGTGAACCTGGAGCGGCCTGTGCCGGCCGCGGGAAGAGTGGGTGGGCACTTCGTGCAGGGACACGTGGACGGGGTGGGACGGGTGGTGGCCCTAAGGCCGGATGGGGAATTCGCGTGGATGGAGATCAGCGCCCCGCCGGAGGTGGTCCGTTATCTAGTGCCTCGGGGATCCGTGGCGGTGGACGGGGTGAGCCTCACGGTGGCGGGGGTGGAAGGGGAGCGCTTCTCCGTGTGCCTCATCCCGTACACCCTGCGTCACACCACCCTGGGAGAGCGTCGCCCCGGGGATCCCGTGAATCTGGAGGCAGATATCCTGGCCAAGTACGTGGAACGGCTGGTGAGCGGGTGGAGGAAGACGGCATGA